A genomic region of Thermoanaerobaculia bacterium contains the following coding sequences:
- a CDS encoding PKD domain-containing protein, which translates to MRCAALTASCISTFPVGGDPQRARWTLWRRGSYTPVEMNILRSVRRWSLFVLASLAGLSAGLSSCSEGTPVAPEGAILRISAFPTQIGKVGRSTVTVSAYRSTGNPVNPGTEVRFSSTLGSIDPVAYTSDSGQATAVLQGTGRVGTATVTAFSGGIEPITLDIAIGELAASMSLQVTPSSIAETGGTLDLLALVRDAVSQPLAGAQVNFRSEVGTLASGGRFITTDADGEARDTLTVTAADLQLIGDDNFEVTAEVGGAGGSIISRSFSVGIQRPPQAAFTFQRAGLVVTFNDTSTGSPTSWLWDFGDGTPTSNQQNPVHAYSDAGTYVVTLTARNSIGTSSASNLVQITN; encoded by the coding sequence ATGCGGTGCGCTGCGCTTACCGCATCCTGCATTTCCACATTTCCAGTCGGCGGTGACCCCCAGCGGGCGCGCTGGACGCTGTGGCGTCGCGGTTCGTATACTCCTGTCGAGATGAATATTCTGCGGTCGGTCCGTCGATGGTCCCTGTTCGTCCTCGCCTCCCTGGCCGGCCTCTCGGCCGGCCTGTCCAGCTGCAGTGAAGGCACTCCGGTGGCTCCGGAGGGGGCGATCCTGCGGATCTCCGCCTTTCCGACCCAGATCGGCAAGGTCGGGCGGTCGACGGTCACCGTCAGCGCCTATCGCTCGACCGGGAATCCGGTGAACCCGGGCACCGAGGTCCGCTTCAGCTCGACCCTCGGTAGCATCGATCCGGTGGCCTACACCAGCGACAGCGGCCAGGCGACAGCCGTACTCCAGGGCACCGGCCGCGTCGGCACGGCGACGGTGACGGCTTTCTCCGGCGGCATCGAGCCGATAACCCTCGACATCGCCATCGGGGAGCTCGCCGCTTCGATGAGCCTCCAGGTTACGCCTTCGAGCATCGCAGAGACCGGCGGAACGCTGGATCTCCTGGCCCTCGTCCGCGACGCCGTATCGCAGCCGCTCGCCGGAGCGCAGGTCAACTTCCGCTCCGAGGTGGGAACGCTCGCGTCGGGCGGGAGGTTCATCACCACCGACGCCGACGGTGAGGCGCGGGACACCCTGACCGTCACCGCTGCGGACCTGCAGCTCATCGGCGACGACAACTTCGAGGTCACCGCCGAGGTCGGCGGCGCCGGCGGTTCGATCATTTCGCGCTCCTTCTCGGTCGGCATCCAGCGCCCGCCGCAGGCCGCCTTCACCTTCCAGAGGGCAGGGCTCGTCGTCACCTTCAACGACACCTCGACCGGCAGCCCGACGAGCTGGCTGTGGGACTTCGGCGACGGCACGCCGACCTCCAACCAGCAGAATCCGGTCCACGCCTACTCGGATGCCGGCACGTATGTCGTCACGCTGACGGCCAGGAACAGCATCGGCACCAGCTCCGCCAGCAATCTGGTTCAGATCACGAACTAG